A DNA window from Streptomyces bacillaris contains the following coding sequences:
- a CDS encoding ATP-grasp domain-containing protein, with the protein MLSPRPGLLALAPHRSTTAALLADAARGRGMEVTVLPVGGVPEPYAGRGDAHYYGGPHFAARVARPLGVALLEPDDGWLDGLPYAFTGRHVRRLPLSGARRLPGPLFAKPPTDKSFPAAVYGSGAELPDVVGDPLVQVSSVVTWAEEFRLFLLDGEIRTGSRYAVHGLLDAAPLAGHPQEPAVRAFARRLVEACGATLPGAVVLDVGRTVPPAGPGSWAVVEANMAWFSNVYAADPCRALDVVLRSAGPEGLLRDRDRAFRRAAPTVPGASRGVVPE; encoded by the coding sequence ATGCTGTCCCCGCGGCCGGGTCTGCTCGCCCTCGCCCCGCACCGCTCCACCACCGCCGCCCTCCTGGCCGACGCGGCGCGGGGGCGTGGGATGGAGGTGACCGTCCTGCCCGTGGGCGGGGTGCCGGAGCCGTACGCGGGACGGGGTGACGCGCACTACTACGGCGGCCCGCACTTCGCCGCGCGGGTGGCCCGGCCGCTCGGGGTGGCGCTGCTGGAGCCGGACGACGGGTGGCTGGACGGGCTGCCGTACGCGTTCACCGGGCGGCACGTCCGCCGCCTGCCGCTTTCCGGGGCCCGCCGCCTCCCGGGCCCGCTCTTCGCGAAGCCGCCGACCGACAAGAGCTTCCCGGCCGCGGTGTACGGGAGCGGGGCCGAGCTGCCGGACGTGGTGGGGGACCCTCTGGTCCAGGTCAGCTCGGTCGTGACGTGGGCGGAGGAGTTCCGGCTCTTCCTGCTCGACGGGGAGATCCGAACCGGTTCGCGGTACGCCGTCCATGGGCTGCTGGACGCGGCGCCCCTGGCGGGACACCCGCAGGAGCCCGCCGTACGCGCCTTCGCCCGGCGGCTCGTCGAGGCGTGCGGGGCCACCCTGCCCGGCGCCGTCGTCCTGGACGTCGGCCGCACGGTCCCGCCCGCCGGGCCCGGGAGCTGGGCCGTGGTGGAGGCCAACATGGCGTGGTTCAGCAACGTGTACGCCGCCGACCCCTGCCGCGCCCTCGACGTGGTGCTCCGGTCGGCAGGGCCCGAGGGCCTGCTCCGCGACCGGGACCGGGCCTTCCGGCGGGCCGCGCCCACCGTGCCCGGGGCATCGCGAGGCGTCGTGCCCGAGTGA
- a CDS encoding cytochrome P450 family protein produces the protein MNCPHAAADRAAEADRSAGAITIDPMVQDLDGETARLREAGVLARIELLGVPAWTVTRHAEARQLLVDQRLVKDIEAWELWRTGVVTRAWPLIGMIDAGRSMFTVDGAEHRRLRTKTSQALTPRRLEAIRPAIEKFTDELLDNLEAARDADGVVDLKAVFAQPLPMKVVGMLMGVDEAQHPMLTRQYKAFFSMLTPQEERLKLLADLDVFYTELVREKTAHPTDDLTSALILAEEGGEPLTEEEVVGNLKAMVAAGHETTIGLILNAVRALLAHPDQLAEVLAGEVGWDAVVEETLRWDTPTTHLLMRFATEDITVGDTVIRKGEGVVISYRAIGRDTGQHGEDADAFDITRPTRNRHMTFGHGPHICPGAALSRVEAGIALPALFGRFPGLRLAVPDAEITKLPVMTQNDMAAFPVLLG, from the coding sequence GTGAACTGCCCGCACGCCGCGGCCGACCGGGCCGCAGAAGCCGACCGGAGCGCCGGGGCCATCACCATCGACCCCATGGTCCAGGACCTGGACGGGGAGACCGCGCGGCTGCGCGAGGCCGGGGTGCTCGCCCGGATCGAGCTGCTCGGCGTCCCCGCCTGGACCGTCACCCGGCACGCCGAGGCGCGTCAACTCCTCGTCGACCAGCGGCTGGTGAAGGACATCGAGGCCTGGGAACTCTGGCGTACCGGAGTGGTGACACGTGCATGGCCGCTCATCGGCATGATCGACGCCGGGCGTTCCATGTTCACCGTGGACGGCGCCGAGCACCGGCGGCTGCGCACCAAGACCTCCCAGGCGCTCACCCCGCGCCGACTGGAAGCGATCCGCCCGGCCATCGAGAAGTTCACCGATGAGCTGCTGGACAACCTGGAGGCGGCCCGGGACGCGGACGGCGTCGTCGACCTGAAGGCGGTCTTCGCCCAGCCGCTGCCGATGAAGGTCGTCGGGATGCTGATGGGCGTCGACGAGGCCCAGCACCCGATGCTCACCCGGCAGTACAAAGCGTTCTTCTCCATGCTCACCCCGCAGGAGGAACGCCTCAAACTCCTCGCGGACCTGGACGTCTTCTACACCGAGCTCGTCCGGGAGAAGACCGCCCACCCCACGGACGACCTCACCAGCGCGCTGATCCTGGCCGAGGAGGGCGGCGAGCCGCTCACCGAGGAGGAGGTGGTCGGCAATCTGAAGGCGATGGTCGCCGCCGGGCACGAGACGACGATCGGCCTCATCCTCAACGCCGTACGCGCCCTGCTCGCCCACCCCGATCAGCTGGCCGAGGTGCTGGCCGGCGAGGTCGGCTGGGACGCGGTGGTGGAGGAGACCCTGCGATGGGACACGCCCACCACGCATCTGCTGATGCGGTTCGCCACCGAGGACATCACCGTGGGCGACACCGTGATCAGGAAGGGCGAAGGGGTCGTCATCTCCTACCGGGCCATCGGCCGCGACACCGGGCAGCACGGCGAGGACGCCGACGCCTTCGACATCACCCGCCCCACCCGCAACCGCCACATGACCTTCGGCCACGGCCCGCACATCTGCCCCGGCGCCGCGCTCTCCCGCGTCGAGGCGGGCATCGCGCTGCCCGCGCTCTTCGGCCGCTTCCCCGGACTGCGGCTCGCCGTCCCGGACGCGGAGATCACCAAGCTGCCGGTGATGACCCAGAACGACATGGCCGCCTTCCCGGTCCTGCTGGGCTGA
- a CDS encoding cytochrome P450, with amino-acid sequence MTNPSPATPAPSAGGGGGCPMNFGTGAVPLSGPGFHTEPHALYRSMRRDHGPVVPVELPGGFPAWLVIGYRELHQVTSDGELFPRDVSLWNQWENIPADWPLLPMVGTPMPSIYFTAGAEHRRHADMVVPALEEADPFEIRQHCEQLADRLIDAVCSRGTADLVAEFAEPLPVLVLARLVGFPDDEGADIARVLKDLADGGPDAQKAHLRFGEHMHRLVATKRAHPGNDVTSRMLAHPEPFTDEEYALDLMAVTAAGHLPTADWISNSTRLMLTEDQFADALSGGRHSVAEAMNEVLWEDAPTQILAGRWAARDARLGGQNIVRGDMLLLGLGAANGDPHIRQQVTDLLVRSGQGGNNAHMAFSHGEYRCPFPAQEIAEIIARTGIEVLLDRLPDLELAVPATELVRRPSAFLRGTTSLPVRFTPVRTTGDAL; translated from the coding sequence ATGACGAACCCCTCGCCCGCCACGCCCGCGCCCTCGGCCGGTGGGGGCGGTGGCTGCCCCATGAACTTCGGCACCGGAGCCGTCCCGCTCAGCGGACCCGGCTTCCACACCGAACCGCACGCGCTCTACCGCTCCATGCGGCGCGACCACGGCCCCGTCGTCCCCGTCGAGCTGCCCGGCGGCTTCCCCGCCTGGCTGGTCATCGGCTACCGCGAACTCCACCAGGTCACCAGCGACGGGGAGTTGTTCCCCCGGGACGTCTCCCTGTGGAACCAGTGGGAGAACATCCCCGCCGACTGGCCGCTGCTCCCCATGGTGGGTACCCCCATGCCCTCCATCTACTTCACCGCCGGGGCCGAGCACCGCCGCCATGCCGACATGGTCGTCCCCGCGCTCGAAGAGGCCGACCCCTTCGAGATCCGGCAGCACTGCGAGCAGTTGGCGGACCGGCTCATCGACGCCGTGTGCAGCCGGGGCACCGCCGACCTGGTCGCGGAGTTCGCGGAGCCGCTCCCCGTCCTCGTCCTCGCCCGGCTCGTCGGCTTCCCCGACGACGAGGGCGCCGACATCGCCCGGGTGCTCAAGGACCTGGCCGACGGTGGCCCCGACGCCCAGAAGGCGCACCTGCGCTTCGGCGAGCACATGCACCGGCTCGTCGCCACCAAGCGGGCGCACCCCGGCAACGACGTGACCTCGCGGATGCTGGCCCACCCCGAGCCGTTCACCGACGAGGAGTACGCCCTCGACCTCATGGCTGTCACGGCCGCCGGGCACCTGCCCACCGCCGACTGGATCAGCAACTCCACCCGGCTGATGCTCACCGAGGACCAGTTCGCGGACGCCCTCTCCGGCGGCCGGCACAGCGTCGCGGAGGCCATGAACGAGGTGCTCTGGGAGGACGCCCCCACCCAGATCCTGGCCGGACGGTGGGCCGCGCGCGACGCCCGGCTCGGCGGACAGAACATCGTCCGCGGCGACATGCTGCTCCTCGGCCTCGGTGCCGCCAACGGCGATCCCCACATCCGCCAGCAGGTCACGGACCTGCTGGTCCGCTCCGGGCAGGGCGGCAACAACGCCCACATGGCGTTCAGCCACGGCGAGTACCGCTGCCCCTTCCCCGCCCAGGAGATCGCGGAGATCATCGCCCGTACCGGCATCGAAGTCCTCCTCGACCGGCTCCCCGACCTCGAACTGGCCGTACCGGCGACGGAGCTGGTGCGCAGGCCCTCCGCCTTCCTGCGCGGGACGACCTCGCTGCCCGTCCGCTTCACCCCCGTACGCACGACAGGAGACGCGCTGTGA
- a CDS encoding regulator: protein MNGLGTDGGGSTHDTVSSTHNTVSGDAVIVGPLLMAQHIEGIQLPPPPPDVPPSQGPMPSRVFVNRTKELADLRDAALSLAAGPEPGVVLVVGVGGVGKTQLVAQAVRRELHRLFPDGQLYVDLADHRRDGAVDLAAVLGEFLRALRVHKDYVPGGLAERTALFRSVAATLRLLVKVDNVQHAPEVRALVPPQGLLVATGRRVLPSLLMDGAVLIDVAPLDGAAGTELVRRWHADADEGKAADVVRLCAGHPLALRAALEWLAARPQLTLDDVVRDLTAGRYGTGDDGVREATGMAMGAGGGTEEGGVGEAVDTVLDSVVAGVSGHTRHLYDLLGVLPGTTATADLLTATGATQVDEGLGELLSCRLAVLVESSDRPRRYRLHDVVRAHARLRARALPEERRRAVLRLVVDFYADAAAHGDALVLGDRFRIQPPPVRPLSELAARGTLFTGRPDALEWLDAERANFRAAVRAAADEGWYEDVWRLCESLWALYHSRKHLADCVESGLLGIEAAQHEARPDVEIRMRNQVARAAYELGDLDRAESQLDAAADLLGLAGDPRLSGVVQESRGLIALARGRSEESPGAARERAEEARELFERALAANRAVPDPHGIVVQSYNVAQALVAGERWADALDVLDEAAETARTTGDEPMLPRIDLVRAHAFAGLGSLDRAVAAAGAAADAAAGLKQFAKLDQALELLTALADRAEDRPLRVACEEKLGALRRTMGLRPPAAPTA from the coding sequence TTGAACGGCCTCGGTACGGACGGCGGCGGATCGACGCACGACACGGTGTCATCGACGCACAACACGGTGTCGGGGGACGCCGTGATCGTCGGGCCCCTGCTGATGGCCCAGCACATCGAGGGCATCCAGTTGCCCCCGCCCCCGCCGGACGTCCCGCCGAGCCAGGGACCCATGCCCAGCCGGGTGTTCGTCAACCGGACGAAGGAGCTGGCCGATCTGCGGGACGCGGCCCTGTCCCTGGCCGCCGGACCGGAGCCGGGGGTCGTGCTGGTGGTCGGGGTCGGCGGGGTCGGCAAGACGCAGCTCGTCGCCCAGGCCGTCCGGCGCGAGCTGCACCGGCTCTTCCCCGACGGTCAGCTCTACGTCGACCTGGCGGACCACCGCCGGGACGGCGCGGTCGACCTCGCCGCGGTGCTCGGGGAGTTCCTGCGCGCCCTCAGGGTCCACAAGGACTACGTGCCCGGCGGACTCGCGGAACGGACGGCGCTCTTCCGCAGCGTCGCCGCCACGCTCCGCCTCCTGGTGAAGGTCGACAACGTCCAGCACGCCCCGGAGGTCAGGGCGCTCGTCCCGCCGCAGGGGCTGCTCGTGGCCACCGGGCGCCGGGTCCTGCCGTCGCTGCTGATGGACGGGGCCGTGCTCATCGATGTCGCTCCGCTGGACGGGGCGGCGGGGACGGAGCTGGTACGCCGTTGGCACGCCGACGCGGACGAGGGGAAGGCCGCCGATGTCGTACGGCTCTGCGCGGGGCACCCGTTGGCGCTGCGGGCCGCGCTGGAGTGGCTGGCGGCCCGGCCGCAGCTGACCCTCGACGACGTGGTGCGCGATCTGACGGCCGGGCGGTACGGAACGGGTGACGACGGTGTACGTGAGGCGACGGGCATGGCCATGGGCGCGGGCGGCGGGACCGAGGAGGGCGGGGTGGGCGAGGCCGTCGACACGGTGCTGGACTCGGTGGTGGCGGGAGTCTCCGGCCACACCCGGCACCTCTACGACCTCCTGGGCGTCCTGCCCGGCACGACGGCCACGGCCGACCTGCTGACGGCCACCGGCGCCACCCAGGTCGACGAGGGCCTCGGTGAGCTGCTCTCCTGCCGGCTCGCGGTCCTGGTGGAGTCGTCGGACCGGCCCCGCCGCTACCGACTGCACGACGTGGTGCGGGCCCATGCCCGGCTGCGCGCACGGGCGTTGCCCGAGGAGCGGCGGCGCGCCGTCCTGCGGCTCGTCGTGGACTTCTACGCCGACGCGGCGGCCCACGGCGACGCGCTGGTGCTGGGCGACCGGTTCAGGATCCAGCCGCCGCCGGTCCGCCCGCTCTCCGAACTCGCCGCGCGGGGCACGCTGTTCACCGGCAGGCCCGATGCCCTGGAGTGGCTCGACGCCGAACGCGCCAACTTCCGGGCCGCCGTCCGGGCGGCCGCCGACGAAGGCTGGTACGAGGACGTGTGGCGGCTCTGCGAGTCGCTGTGGGCGCTCTACCACAGCCGGAAACACCTCGCGGACTGCGTCGAGTCGGGGCTCCTCGGTATCGAGGCCGCCCAGCACGAGGCGCGCCCCGACGTCGAGATCCGGATGCGGAACCAGGTCGCCCGGGCCGCCTACGAGCTGGGCGACCTCGACCGGGCGGAGTCCCAGCTCGACGCCGCAGCGGACCTCCTGGGGCTGGCCGGTGACCCGCGGCTGAGCGGGGTCGTCCAGGAGAGCCGTGGGCTGATCGCCCTGGCGCGCGGCCGGTCGGAGGAGTCGCCCGGGGCCGCGCGGGAGCGGGCCGAGGAGGCGCGAGAGCTGTTCGAACGCGCGCTGGCGGCCAACCGGGCCGTCCCCGACCCGCACGGCATCGTCGTGCAGAGCTACAACGTGGCCCAGGCGCTGGTGGCGGGGGAGCGGTGGGCCGACGCCCTCGACGTACTGGACGAGGCGGCGGAGACCGCCCGGACCACCGGCGACGAACCCATGCTGCCCCGGATCGACCTCGTACGGGCCCACGCCTTCGCCGGGCTCGGCTCGCTGGACCGGGCGGTCGCCGCGGCGGGTGCCGCGGCCGACGCGGCGGCCGGGCTCAAGCAGTTCGCCAAGCTCGACCAGGCGCTCGAACTGCTCACCGCGCTCGCGGACCGGGCCGAGGACCGGCCGCTGCGGGTCGCCTGCGAGGAGAAGCTCGGCGCGTTGCGGCGGACCATGGGACTGAGGCCACCGGCCGCGCCGACGGCCTGA
- a CDS encoding response regulator transcription factor encodes MCADVIVAEDDEKQAELIRRYLEREGHAVRIVGDGLAALDAVRHREPDLLVLDVMMPRADGLDVVRVLRAEARELPVLMLTARTTEDDLLLGLDLGADDYMTKPYSPRELMARVRTLLRRARRPGGAAPVAEDPVLRVGGLVVDPERHEVTVDGEPVECTRGEFRILAALAAGPDRVFSRQRLLEELHGFDRYISNRTVDVHIMNLRKKIEPAPRRPVRLLTVFGVGYKLTDPDRAGTKAARHA; translated from the coding sequence GTGTGCGCAGACGTCATAGTCGCCGAGGACGACGAGAAGCAGGCCGAACTCATACGCCGCTATCTGGAACGGGAAGGACACGCCGTACGGATCGTGGGCGACGGGCTCGCCGCGCTCGACGCCGTCCGGCACCGGGAACCCGACCTGCTGGTTCTCGATGTGATGATGCCTCGGGCGGACGGTCTCGACGTGGTGCGGGTGCTGCGGGCCGAGGCCCGGGAGCTGCCGGTGCTGATGCTGACCGCCCGGACCACCGAGGACGACCTGCTGCTGGGGCTCGACCTCGGCGCCGACGACTACATGACCAAGCCGTACAGCCCGCGTGAGCTGATGGCCCGGGTGCGTACGCTGTTGCGCCGCGCCCGCCGTCCGGGCGGTGCGGCACCGGTGGCCGAGGACCCCGTCCTGCGGGTGGGCGGCCTGGTGGTCGATCCGGAGCGGCACGAGGTGACGGTGGACGGCGAGCCGGTGGAGTGCACCCGGGGCGAGTTCCGGATCCTGGCCGCGCTGGCGGCCGGTCCCGACCGGGTGTTCAGCAGGCAGCGGCTGCTGGAGGAGCTGCACGGCTTCGACCGCTACATCAGCAACCGGACGGTCGATGTGCACATCATGAACCTGCGCAAGAAGATCGAGCCCGCTCCCCGGCGGCCGGTGCGCCTGCTCACCGTCTTCGGCGTCGGCTACAAGCTGACCGACCCGGACCGGGCCGGGACGAAGGCCGCACGGCATGCGTAG
- a CDS encoding ATP-binding protein codes for MSALVAACSVAATAWLAVQTTSGAIRQEQGRNLTADARIYDTLLGYAAQNPTWNGVDATVRKLAEESGRRIALTTQSRQPLADSATAEVPPPLPPQASAVVDPLSVDTVLAARSTEGQGTAADRIDPRAVGPFLLPAAERTELRQLAERHAACLNRSGIAADVVVGPSGRPRIQMVGSVPERALSTKCESIGLNAPTRTERKALDALNGLADACLKRQGREGVRLDQNLFWGEDVAVTRPGQLPYPVPSDARAARPAPVAEPPREFTGEDDRAIASCVGTARSEQLGSYVASPALLFIGDEGGATVPGFDLSPANTAKIAGAAALVLALTVGASVLAGARLVRPLHALTGAAQRMRDGEESASVPVSGDDEIARLAAAFNDMSAHRARLEEQRRAMVSDVAHELRTPLSNIRGWLEAAQDGLADPDPAFVSSLLEEAVQLQHIIDDLQDLAAADAGVLRLHPEPVRVGELLGQVAAAHQARADTAEVTLRVESADGRVPEVAADPVRLRQAVGNLVSNAVRHTPPGGTVTLRAYGGGAAGGGAGSRSEDGSGSDSPTGHGSEDGSGSDSPTGHGSEDGSGSDSPTGHGSEGGSGSRGGHGSEGGSGPRGGSGFPPGDVVIEVADTGTGIPAEDLPYVFDRFWRAEKSRSRRTGGSGLGLAIVRKLAEAHGGTAGAASTEGEGSVFSIRLPGPAPTP; via the coding sequence GTGTCGGCGCTGGTCGCCGCGTGTTCGGTGGCCGCCACCGCCTGGCTCGCCGTCCAGACCACCTCGGGCGCGATCCGGCAGGAGCAGGGTCGCAACCTCACCGCCGACGCCCGGATCTACGACACCCTGCTCGGCTATGCCGCGCAGAACCCCACGTGGAACGGGGTGGACGCGACCGTACGGAAACTGGCCGAGGAGTCGGGCCGCCGCATCGCGCTCACCACGCAGAGCAGACAGCCGCTCGCGGACTCCGCCACCGCCGAGGTCCCGCCGCCGCTGCCGCCGCAGGCCTCGGCGGTGGTCGACCCGCTCTCCGTGGACACCGTCCTGGCCGCCCGGTCCACCGAGGGGCAGGGCACGGCCGCCGACCGGATCGACCCGCGCGCGGTGGGGCCGTTCCTGCTGCCGGCGGCCGAGCGAACGGAGCTGCGGCAGCTCGCAGAACGGCACGCGGCCTGCCTGAACCGGTCGGGGATCGCCGCCGACGTGGTCGTCGGACCGAGCGGACGGCCCCGGATCCAGATGGTGGGCAGCGTCCCCGAACGCGCGCTCAGCACCAAGTGCGAATCCATCGGCCTGAACGCGCCCACCCGGACCGAACGCAAGGCGCTCGACGCGCTCAACGGTCTGGCCGACGCCTGCCTGAAGCGCCAGGGAAGGGAGGGGGTGCGGCTGGACCAGAACCTGTTCTGGGGCGAGGACGTCGCCGTGACCCGGCCGGGTCAGCTCCCCTATCCCGTACCGAGCGACGCGCGGGCGGCCCGTCCCGCCCCGGTCGCGGAACCGCCCCGGGAGTTCACCGGGGAGGACGACCGGGCCATCGCCTCGTGCGTGGGGACGGCCCGCAGCGAACAGCTCGGTTCGTACGTCGCATCGCCCGCACTCCTGTTCATCGGTGACGAGGGCGGCGCGACGGTGCCCGGCTTCGACCTCTCCCCCGCCAACACCGCGAAGATCGCCGGGGCGGCGGCGCTGGTCCTGGCGCTGACCGTGGGCGCGTCGGTGCTCGCGGGCGCCCGACTGGTCCGCCCGCTGCACGCGCTGACCGGAGCCGCCCAGCGGATGCGGGACGGCGAGGAGTCCGCCTCCGTCCCGGTCTCGGGGGACGACGAGATCGCCCGGCTGGCCGCCGCGTTCAACGACATGTCCGCGCACCGGGCCCGCCTGGAGGAGCAGCGCCGGGCCATGGTCAGCGATGTGGCCCATGAGCTGCGGACCCCGCTGAGCAACATCCGGGGCTGGCTGGAGGCGGCCCAGGACGGCCTGGCGGACCCGGATCCGGCGTTCGTCTCCTCGCTGCTGGAGGAGGCGGTGCAGCTCCAGCACATCATCGACGACCTCCAGGACCTGGCCGCCGCCGACGCGGGCGTACTCCGGCTGCACCCCGAACCGGTGCGCGTCGGGGAGCTGTTGGGCCAGGTCGCCGCTGCCCACCAGGCCCGCGCGGACACGGCGGAGGTCACGCTGAGGGTGGAGTCGGCGGACGGGCGGGTGCCGGAGGTGGCGGCGGACCCGGTGCGGCTGCGGCAGGCGGTGGGGAACCTGGTCTCCAACGCCGTACGGCACACTCCGCCGGGCGGGACGGTGACGCTGCGCGCGTACGGGGGCGGGGCGGCGGGGGGCGGTGCCGGGTCCCGGTCCGAGGACGGGTCCGGGTCCGATTCCCCGACCGGGCACGGGTCCGAGGACGGGTCCGGGTCCGATTCCCCGACCGGGCACGGGTCCGAGGACGGGTCCGGGTCCGATTCCCCGACCGGGCACGGGTCCGAGGGCGGGTCCGGGTCCAGGGGCGGGCACGGGTCCGAGGGTGGGTCCGGGCCCAGGGGCGGGTCCGGTTTCCCGCCCGGTGACGTGGTGATCGAGGTGGCGGACACCGGGACCGGCATTCCGGCCGAGGATCTCCCGTACGTCTTCGACCGCTTCTGGCGTGCGGAGAAGTCCCGCAGCCGCCGTACGGGAGGCAGCGGGCTCGGGCTCGCCATCGTCCGGAAGCTGGCGGAGGCCCATGGCGGGACGGCGGGCGCGGCGAGCACGGAGGGCGAGGGTTCGGTGTTCTCCATCCGCCTCCCGGGCCCTGCGCCGACGCCCTGA
- a CDS encoding LPXTG cell wall anchor domain-containing protein yields MTAVTTARLTLRTAVLAAVAAGAVLVPSTAALADATPKPSAPAESAPEVSPERQKAAEAAKAAEAAKDAPKEARPSAVPRGGVAAGDRPAPASDQDTAAKERAAKEAAAKPEAAPRGGVAAGERPAGNDSTGTTALAGTAAGLALLAGAGTLVVRRRNG; encoded by the coding sequence ATGACAGCTGTGACCACCGCTCGCCTCACCCTGCGCACGGCCGTGCTCGCCGCCGTGGCGGCCGGTGCGGTGCTGGTCCCGTCCACCGCCGCCCTCGCCGACGCGACCCCGAAGCCGTCGGCGCCCGCCGAGAGCGCCCCCGAGGTGTCGCCGGAGCGGCAGAAGGCGGCCGAAGCCGCCAAGGCCGCGGAGGCGGCCAAGGACGCGCCGAAGGAGGCCCGTCCCTCCGCCGTGCCCCGTGGCGGCGTCGCGGCGGGCGACCGCCCGGCCCCCGCCTCCGACCAGGACACGGCGGCCAAGGAGAGGGCGGCCAAGGAGGCCGCCGCCAAGCCGGAGGCCGCGCCGCGCGGTGGCGTGGCGGCCGGTGAACGCCCGGCCGGCAACGACTCCACCGGCACCACGGCCCTCGCGGGCACGGCGGCCGGGCTCGCGCTGCTCGCGGGCGCGGGCACCCTCGTGGTGCGCCGCCGCAACGGCTGA
- a CDS encoding class F sortase: MPLEPPDARSPLPPPPPPSRFGRTGGGAGDLRRPDGLRGTGAFTRHVRGAADHRAPRPGVLQRNRHLRRRHPDNAVGDDTASEPASDAAPTQVSIPSLKIRSSLMRLGLNPDGTVEVPPAEQGMTAGWYTGGAVPGRPGPAVLIGHNDTRFGRAVFHDLKDIAKGAEVLVRGGDGTSRSFTVTGKETVNKKAFPTERVYGATAGSTLRLITCDGAFDDEGHPVDNLIVYAEPS, from the coding sequence GTGCCCCTGGAGCCTCCTGATGCACGCTCGCCCCTCCCTCCTCCGCCGCCACCGTCCCGCTTCGGCCGCACTGGTGGCGGCGCTGGTGACCTGCGCCGCCCTGACGGCCTGCGCGGGACCGGTGCCTTCACCCGCCACGTCCGCGGCGCCGCAGACCACCGCGCCCCCCGGCCCGGCGTCCTCCAGCGGAACCGCCACCTCCGACGCCGCCACCCCGACAACGCGGTCGGCGACGACACGGCCTCCGAACCGGCCTCGGACGCGGCCCCCACCCAGGTCTCCATCCCCTCCCTCAAGATCCGCAGCTCCCTCATGCGCCTGGGGCTCAACCCGGACGGCACGGTCGAGGTCCCGCCCGCCGAGCAGGGCATGACGGCGGGCTGGTACACGGGCGGGGCCGTTCCCGGCCGCCCGGGCCCCGCCGTCCTGATCGGCCACAACGACACCCGCTTCGGCCGGGCCGTCTTCCACGACCTCAAGGACATCGCCAAGGGCGCCGAGGTGCTCGTCCGGGGCGGCGACGGCACGTCGCGGAGCTTCACCGTGACGGGCAAGGAGACGGTGAACAAGAAGGCGTTCCCCACCGAGCGCGTCTACGGCGCCACCGCGGGCAGCACGCTGCGGCTGATCACCTGCGACGGCGCGTTCGACGACGAGGGACACCCGGTGGACAACCTGATCGTCTACGCCGAGCCGAGCTGA
- the sph gene encoding sphingomyelin phosphodiesterase yields MPHSAFRRLSAMALTAALAAVPMAVNAPSATAATTADTPSLRVLSYNAFLFSKSLYPNWGQDHRAAEIPKTSFFRGNDVVVIQEAFDNGASDALLRNSAAQYPYQTPVVGRSKSGWDATGGSYSATTPEDGGVTILSKWPIVRKEQYVYKDACGADWWSNKGFAYVVLNVNGARVHVVGTHAQSTDPGCSAGEAATMRSRQFRALDAFLDAKKIPAAEQVVVAGDFNVDGHSAEYASFLKDADLVAPETKTGHRYSFDTRDNSIASERYPNDPREDLDHVLHRAGHAKPAGWNNDVIKEQSAPWTVSSWGKSYTYTNLSDHYPVIGAAN; encoded by the coding sequence GTGCCGCACTCCGCTTTCCGCCGCCTTTCCGCCATGGCCCTCACCGCCGCGCTCGCCGCCGTCCCGATGGCCGTGAACGCACCCTCGGCCACGGCGGCCACCACCGCCGACACCCCGTCGCTGCGGGTGCTCTCGTACAACGCGTTCCTGTTCAGCAAGAGCCTGTACCCCAACTGGGGCCAGGACCACCGGGCGGCCGAGATCCCGAAGACGTCCTTCTTCCGGGGCAACGACGTGGTGGTGATCCAGGAGGCGTTCGACAACGGGGCCTCCGACGCCCTGCTGCGGAACTCCGCCGCCCAGTACCCGTACCAGACCCCGGTGGTCGGCCGGAGCAAGAGCGGCTGGGACGCCACCGGCGGCTCGTACTCGGCGACGACCCCGGAGGACGGCGGCGTCACGATCCTGAGCAAGTGGCCGATCGTCCGCAAGGAGCAGTACGTCTACAAGGACGCCTGCGGCGCCGACTGGTGGTCCAACAAGGGCTTCGCCTATGTGGTGCTGAACGTCAACGGCGCCCGCGTCCATGTCGTGGGCACCCACGCCCAGTCCACCGACCCGGGCTGTTCGGCGGGCGAGGCCGCCACCATGCGCAGCCGCCAGTTCAGGGCGCTGGACGCCTTCCTGGACGCCAAGAAGATACCCGCCGCCGAACAGGTCGTCGTGGCGGGCGACTTCAACGTGGACGGCCACTCCGCCGAGTACGCCTCCTTCCTCAAGGACGCGGACCTGGTCGCGCCGGAGACCAAGACGGGCCACCGCTACTCCTTCGACACCCGGGACAACTCCATCGCCTCCGAGCGCTACCCGAACGACCCCCGCGAGGACCTGGACCACGTCCTCCACCGCGCCGGTCACGCGAAGCCCGCGGGCTGGAACAACGACGTGATCAAGGAGCAGAGCGCCCCGTGGACGGTCTCCAGCTGGGGCAAGAGCTACACGTACACCAACCTCTCCGACCACTACCCGGTGATCGGCGCCGCCAACTGA